A part of Aspergillus flavus chromosome 1, complete sequence genomic DNA contains:
- a CDS encoding putative polyketide synthase, producing MTDLTEERANAHIEHVFPFDSSRKAMGVVYRAGPTGYRLLVKGASEVMLNTSTQTITTGPSSKSQIATEPISDGARQVILDTINDYARKSLRTIGVVYTDLLDWPTGLSRDSGKGLPDFESLLRDMTWVGAFGIHDPLRPEVSGAIKTCHSAGVQVKMVTGDNINTASAIASSCGIKNGDGIVMEGPEFRKLTEKQMDAIIPRLQVLARSSPDDKRMLVKHLKRLGETVAVTGDGTNDGPALTSADVGFSMGISGTELAREASSIILLDDNFKSIVTAMAWGRAVNDAVAKFLQFQITVNITAVCLTVVTAIYSNSNESVLKAVQLLWVNLIMDTFAALALATDAPTEKILQRPPVPRNAPLFTVTMWKMIIGQSIYKLAVCFTLYFAGDHILGYDTRIHQKQVELDTIIFNTFVWMQIFNELNNRRLDNKFNIFEGVHRNYWFMGINVLMIGGQILIIFVGGAAFGVTPLDGVQWAICIGCSIFCIPWAAVLKLFPDRYVAVGLDISVKTVFYPSCAFSSEAPHVQRCFCKTCATCMSELDLKEAQASRPPIAIVGMGMRLPGGIRSATDFWDMLVEKKTGHGEVPESRYNAKSFCDPKNPRQIRTRHGYYLQEDPAYFDANFFSISSAEASTTDPQLRLLLEVVWECLEDAGETDWRGKRIGCYVGTFGEDWLTLSTKEYQHIDRYYVLSTGAFALSNRISHLYDFKGPSMTIQTGCSASLVGLHEACQALYLGECSSAVVAGTNLILSPNITKCASANMVLSESGTCRTFDESADGYGRGEAINAIYIKRLDDAIRNNDAIRGIIRGTASNSDGWKPTISAPEVLSQERLIRAAYRNANINDISKTTYFECHGTGTVIGDSVELSAIASVTEGGSAFIGSAKPNVGHSEGSSGITSVIKAVLSLERQVIPPVALFETPRPGGPLTEGQLTVPTDAKPWPANRLGRASVNGFGIGGSNAHVIIDRGNGVVGSTNSTFPADSQLIVTSASSVPSLKKRIRQITQYINNHPSRLGDMSYTLGSRRHHLNVRAFAVVDPGMPLDDTVFQFNEATNHTELVFAFTGQGAQWPGMGIALLEYFECFRRDVEEMELALKGLDHPPQWSLKARSSHSNCSILTEKLMHLTDELNKSMDKSRVMEPEFSQPLCTAMQIGLVNIFAQWGIKPTAVLGHSSGEIAAAYAAQAISATDAIVIAYYRGKFASSKEGLGGMLAVNTSRGMVHPFLREGVTIGCQNSPQSVTLSGDKDQIDRTVEDIEKNMPGVCRRLRVNVAYHSHHMQDIGPSYETSIQKHAGRGERMLPMHSSVTGKSILCPQELGASYWRRNLESPVLFSDAVRCCLGSNSNKRLAFVEIGPHSALAAPLQQTFSASNGQVPCTYISTIKRLDNGFRKQLLAAAGQIHINGGSVDLPNIVPSGRILTDLPPYPWQHDQKFWEESRTSRDWRFQLAPHHELLGSRITDSTDTAPSWKNLLSVGGVPWLSDHVVQEEIVYPGAAYIAMAGAAVLQLHSESDSYTIRDLLIMEPLLLDERSPTEVITSFQPAEIADNIYSDYYSFSIMSYQGSAWVKHCRGRVRPSYEIPPRKQPVVSYGLSCTSDEWYEATKACGITYGKSFRGLKDITVDPKGGGRASAIANSSSGLDHHAYNIHPASIDQGLQVIMAGILFNALDGIERSFVPVSLDRIYVKQGGPLMAISTSVKSHTQSSYYGNAIGLVDDHVVLEIEGALFGALDNGNRLTSANTNLLTRIVWRPDFDLLSKDNFLTLQSFPESMDLIAQALGHLFILCPLEAAKRLEAVTTEVIHLNKWKAQIYEKASSCHQRDERLTSMLERNGVRTQSLFNMTSEQRQVTKDACMGVMRASGSGWASGVADCTSIIVDNCLEIMCGDVSPLELLMKDGLLERLYEEPLGCVNCSAFFAHVSHSNPNLRILEIGAGTGSCTKVVLRHLKSQAGVRRYKSYTFTDISPAFTQAAVEKFLGQENLEYRVLDISKDPIKQGFEPDSYDLIIASNGVLPGWWLGESDSRPFRPYISVERWDRELKATGFSGVDIVRHDRPGLLQTNAIMISTALKEEPSFQPDDVTLLLSQDPGHWEKDVQRQLTQRGHLTQWAKVNDPVPQNPIIISFLDMNSSFLHSMSERRFVELKGFLQGSSAITSSQCIWITPATQLQCANPSYGLIWGLARTLRQEMELDLSIVEVDSFDEVSSNLVVEIIHKIRRRRRVKRELLDYEFSIHNGIVHTPRCTWESLPRFISKPIGQHSAFRLDVSSNRKLQWIAADTEPLGEGEVEVEIVFVGLNFRDLMVAQGVLGAKEELGLEASGVIRRVGSNVSNVKVDDKVLVLGFGLLRSSAVIPAELCLRFPDSLSLEEASTMLTAYLTVIYSLLHRAVLDRGNVSSIRVNFFSLHILTEEQSILIHSACGGVGIAAIQLCQSIGAQIYATVGTEEKAQYLSKTFGIPRNNIFDSRSSSFHADLMHETNGRGVDVVLNSLAGKLLHASWDCVAEFGQMVELGKRDFLTHGTLSMSPFLKNRSFIAIDLVELTKKRPSLTARFVTDNYRAPRRTELILRDRLIRQLVELYKAGKIRPILPVKNFHAQEVQEAFRYMQAGLHKGKVIIRMPESSSELHVTSNQCSITFRSDVSYIIVGGLGDVGRVLAQWLVKQGARELVILTRSPGRVERESSFIKELEAQDCQIITVAGDVANLADVKTAVSSCTKPLAGVINLALSLYDRTFLQMSHAEWTLALAAKVSGTWNLHQAVQGQPLDFFLVLSSLTGITGNVGQANYAAACTYLDAFTQYRRQMGLPSSVVDLGAVAGSAAIQDQNISRRMDTVGFARLSKQQVIASIQLGIFESQAQNTAGLHYSSELMAGLQASSETEMLEDIVFGRDARFSMHRTPAVGAQNRKTNNQLKLLFDRIDKDHRLLSDPEMETALVLELAKLINHHTSQVSEMGLGQAKAVTVDSLMAIEVKSWLSRQLGVQLTVEEISKVNTVGALAQLTMKRAMAKYQGGEDGVDPTKES from the exons ATGACTGATCTTACTGAGGAACGAGCGAATGCCCATATTGAACATGTATTTCCCTTTGATTCTAGCCGCAAAGCAATGGGGGTTGTATATCGTGCTGGACCAACTGGATATCGATTGCTTGTTAAGGGGGCGTCCGAGGTCATGCTCAACACATCAACTCAAACAATAACTACTGGACCGTCCTCCAAAAGCCAGATAGCGACTGAACCCATTTCCGATGGCGCTCGCCAAGTCATCTTGGATACAATCAATGACTATGCACGGAAGTCCCTACGCACAATTGGGGTCGTCTACACTGACCTCTTAGACTGGCCTACCGGTCTCAGCAGAGATAGCGGAAAGGGCTTGCCCGACTTTGAGTCATTGCTTCGAGATATGACATGGGTTGGGGCTTTTGGAATCCATGATCCATTAAGACCTGAAGTCTCTGGGGCAATCAAGACGTGCCATTCAGCAGGTGTCCAAGTAAAAATGGTCACAG GTGATAATATCAATACAGCCTCGGCCATTGCTTCCTCCTGCGGTATCAAAAACGGCGACGGAATTGTCATGGAGGGCCCAGAGTTCCGAAAACTGACAGAAAAGCAGATGGATGCCATTATTCCACGGCTGCAGGTGTTGGCCCGCTCGTCACCCGACGACAAACGTATGCTCGTCAAGCATCTAAAACGTCTTGGTGAAACGGTTGCAGTAACAGGCGACGGGACGAATGATGGACCTGCTTTGACGTCCGCCGATGTAGGCTTTTCAATGGGTATCAGCGGAACGGAATTAGCGCGTGAGGCGAGTTCTATCATCCTTTTGGACGATAACTTCAAGTCTATCGTGACGGCTATGGCATGGGGTCGGGCTGTCAACGATGCTGTCGCTAAGTTCTTGCAG TTCCAAATCACCGTCAACATCACTGCTGTCTGCCTTACGGTGGTAACAGCAATCTACAGCAACTCCAACGAAAGTGTGCTGAAGGCCGTCCAGCTACTGTGGGTGAATCTGATCATGGACACCTTTGCTGCTTTAGCGCT AGCAACCGATGCGCCCACAGAGAAAATTCTACAGCGACCTCCAGTCCCAAGAAACGCTCCTTTATTCACAGTGACAATGTGGAAGATGATAATCGGGCAATCGATATACAAACTGGCTGTCTGTTTCACCCTATACTTCGCGGGTGATCATATCCTAGGTTATGACACGCGCATCCACCAAAAGCAAGTAGAGCTCGATACAATCATCTTCAATACTTTCGTTTGGATGCAGATATTCAATGAACTCAACAACCGCCGTCTAGACAACAAGTTCAACATATTTGAAGGTGTCCATCGGAATTACTGGTTCATGGGAATCAACGTGTTAATGATCGGCGGGCaaatcctcatcatcttcgttgGAGGAGCTGCCTTCGGTGTCACGCCGCTGGATGGTGTTCAATGGGCTATATGCATTGGATGCTCCATCTTTTGCATACCATGGGCTGCCGTGCTGAAGCTCTTTCCGGACCGCTACGTTGCGGTCGGGCTGGATATCTCGGTGAAG acaGTGTTTTATCCTAgttgtgctttttctt CAGAAGCTCCTCACGTCCAAAGATGTTTCTGCAAGACATGTGCTACCTGCATGTCTGAGCTCGATCTAAAAGAGGCGCAAGCCAGTCGTCCTCCGATCGCCATAGTGGGAATGGGGATGAGGTTGCCAGGAGGAATCCGTTCAGCGACAGACTTCTGGGACATGCTCGTCGAGAAGAAAACAGGCCACGGCGAGGTTCCCGAAAGTCGATACAATGCAAAGTCATTCTGTGATCCCAAAAACCCGAGACAGATTCGCACCCGTCATGGCTACTATCTTCAGGAAGACCCAGCCTATTTTGATGCAAACTTTTTCTCGATAAGTTCTGCGGAAGCATCAACGACGGATCCGCAACTGCGTCTCTTACTCGAGGTAGTATGGGAGTGTCTAGAAGATGCGGGAGAAACAGACTGGCGTGGTAAAAGAATAGGATGCTACGTTGGCACTTTCGGGGAGGACTGGCTCACCCTTTCCACGAAAGAATACCAGCATATCGATCGCTATTATGTCCTAAGTACGGGCGCGTTTGCTTTATCTAACCGTATTTCGCACTTATATGACTTCAAGGGGCCTAG CATGACGATCCAAACTGGTTGCTCTGCCTCCCTTGTCGGGTTACATGAAGCTTGTCAAGCCCTTTATCTTGGAGAATGTAGCTCCGCGGTTGTAGCGGGAACAAATCTCATCTTGAGCCCCAATATTACCAAGTGCGCATCGGCTAATATGGTCCTATCAGAAAGTGGTACCTGCCGAACCTTCGACGAAAGCGCCGATGGGTATGGGCGCGGAGAAGCAATCAATGCAATATACATCAAACGCTTGGATGATGCTATTCGCAATAATGATGCTATCCGTGGAATAATTCGGGGTACTGCGTCCAACAGTGATGGATGGAAGCCAACAATTTCTGCTCCTGAAGTACTCTCTCAAGAGCGTCTGATCCGTGCGGCATATCGCAATGCCAACATTAACGATATATCCAAGACAACGTATTTTGAATGCCATGGGACTGGGACAGTCATTGGTGATTCTGTAGAGTTATCTGCTATCGCCAGTGTGACAGAGGGGGGCTCAGCATTTATTGGATCG GCCAAACCCAACGTTGGTCATTCAGAGGGATCTTCAGGGATTACCAGTGTGATCAAAGCGGTCTTGAGCCTTGAGCGTCAAGTTATCCCACCCGTTGCTTTATTTGAGACTCCCAGGCCGGGTGGCCCATTGACCGAAGGACAACTGACCGTCCCAACCGATGCGAAGCCATGGCCGGCCAACCGACTTGGAAGGGCCAGTGTAAATGGATTTGGCATTGGTGGATCTAACGCACATGTCATAATAGACCGTGGCAATGGCGTTGTTGGGTCAACCAATTCCACCTTCCCTGCAGACTCTCAGTTAATCGTGACTTCCGCAAGCAGTGTCCCTAGCCTCAAGAAGAGGATCCGGCAGATTACACAATACATTAACAACCACCCTTCACGTCTGGGTGATATGTCTTATACGTTAGGTAGCCGACGACATCATTTGAATGTTCGTGCCTTTGCGGTTGTAGACCCTGGCATGCCACTCGACGACACGGTCTTTCAGTTTAACGAAGCAACAAATCACACCGAACTTGTATTTGCTTTCACAGGCCAAGGTGCACAATGGCCAGGGATGGGAATAGCCCTCCTAGAGTACTTTGAATGTTTTAGAAGAGATGTTGAGGAGATGGAACTAGCACTGAAGGGACTGGACCACCCTCCTCAGTGGTCATTGAA AGCGCGATCCAGCCATTCAAACTGCTCCATCCTCACAGAGAAACTAATGCACCTTACAGATGAATTGAATAAAAGCATGGACAAATCTCGAGTCATGGAACCCGAGTTCTCCCAGCCCTTGTGTACTGCTATGCAGATCGGTTTGGTCAACATCTTCGCTCAATGGGGTATCAAGCCGACAGCTGTGCTTGGCCACTCGAGTGGTGAGATAGCTGCCGCGTATGCAGCACAGGCTATTTCTGCTACTGATGCTATTGTGATTGCGTACTATCGTGGTAAGTTCGCGAGCTCGAAGGAAGGACTAGGAGGAATGTTAGCCGTCAATACGAGTCGAGGTATGGTGCATCCCTTCCTACGTGAAGGTGTAACTATTGGCTGCCAAAACAGCCCTCAAAGTGTCACTTTATCAGGTGATAAGGACCAGATCGATCGCACAGTGGAAGATATAGAGAAGAACATGCCCGGGGTCTGTCGTCGTCTCAGAGTAAATGTCGCCTATCATTCAC ATCATATGCAGGATATCGGACCTTCGTATGAGACATCCATACAGAAACATGCCGGACGGGGCGAACGAATGCTCCCCATGCATTCCAGTGTCACAGGCAAGAGTATTTTGTGTCCCCAAGAATTAGGCGCCAGCTACTGGCGCCGGAACCTCGAATCACCTGTCTTGTTCTCAGACGCAGTACGATGTTGTCTTGGGTCGAACTCCAATAAGCGCTTGGCATTTGTTGAGATAGGCCCACACTCTGCACTGGCTGCTCCTCTACAACAAACATTTAGTGCTTCAAATGGGCAAGTACCTTGTACGTATATCTCGACGATCAAGCGCCTTGACAATGGGTTCAGAAAGCAGCTTTTAGCTGCAGCGGGCCAGATACATATCAATGGTGGCTCTGTCGACCTTCCAAACATCGTTCCTTCAGGTAGGATATTGACCGACCTTCCGCCATATCCATGGCAACACGACCAGAAGTTCTGGGAAGAGAGCCGCACAAGTCGAGACTGGAGGTTTCAGTTGGCCCCTCACCATGAACTTCTTGGTTCTCGCATAACCGATTCAACGGATACTGCTCCTTCATGGAAAAATTTACTTAGCGTTGGAGGTGTCCCTTGGCTTTCTGACCATGTGGTGCAGGAAGAGATAGTTTACCCCGGCGCCGCTTATATTGCGATGGCTGGGGCCGCagttctgcagctgcatTCAGAGTCTGACAGCTACACAATTCGGGATCTTCTCATAATGGAGCCCTTATTGCTGGACGAAAGAAGTCCGACAGAAGTTATCACCAGTTTCCAGCCTGCAGAAATTGCTGACAACATCTATTCGGACTATTATAGCTTTTCTATCATGAGCTATCAAGGGTCAGCTTGGGTAAAGCATTGTCGAGGCCGTGTGCGTCCAAGCTACGAAATACCTCCTAGGAAACAGCCTGTCGTATCCTACGGCTTGTCGTGCACTTCCGACGAATGGTACGAAGCGACCAAAGCTTGCGGTATCACCTACGGGAAAAGCTTCCGAGGGCTGAAAGATATCACAGTGGACCCCAAGGGAGGCGGACGGGCCAGTGCTATTGCTAACAGTTCATCGGGCCTAGACCATCATGCGTACAATATCCATCCGGCTTCTATCGACCAGGGCTTACAGGTAATAATGGCGGGTATTCTCTTCAATGCTCTCGACGGCATTGAGCGCTCATTTGTTCCTGTCAGTCTCGACAGAATATACGTCAAACAAGGCGGGCCCCTTATGGCTATTAGTACGAGCGTTAAAAGCCATACTCAGAGTAGTTACTACGGAAATGCCATTGGCCTCGTGGATGATCATGTTGTCTTAGAGATTGAAGGTGCTTTATTTGGTGCACTTGACAATGGGAACAGACTCACATCTGCAAATACTAACTTGCTGACCCGAATCGTGTGGAGGCCGGACTTTGACCTACTGTCAAAAGACAACTTTCTTACTCTACAGTCCTTTCCTGAAAGCATGGACTTGATTGCTCAGGCGCTGGGGCACTTGTTCATTCTGTGTCCTCTGGAAGCTGCTAAGCGTCTGGAAGCTGTAACCACTGAGGTGATACATCTAAATAAATGGAAAGCCCAAATTTATGAGAAAGCCTCATCGTGCCACCAAAGAGATGAGAGGTTGACTTCTATGCTTGAGAGAAACGGGGTACGCACCCAAAGCCTATTCAACATGACAAGCGAGCAACGGCAAGTGACTAAAGATGCCTGTATGGGTGTCATGAGGGCCAGTGGTTCCGGTTGGGCTTCAGGCGTGGCTGATTGCACGAGCATCATTGTGGATAATTGTTTGGAGATAATGTGTGGAGATGTGTCACCATTAGAATTGCTGATGAAAGATGGTCTTCTCGAGAGGTTGTATGAGGAACCACTTGGCTGCGTCAACTGCAGTGCTTTCTTTGCCCATGTGTCCCATTCTAATCCAAATCTTCGCATCTTAGAGATTGGAGCAGGGACAGGAAGCTGCACAAAGGTCGTCCTTCGTCACCTGAAATCCCAAGCCGGAGTACGTCGTTATAAATCATATACGTTTACCGATATATCGCCAGCATTCACCCAGGCTGCTGTGGAGAAATTTTTAGGACAAGAAAACCTCGAGTACCGCGTCCTTGACATCAGTAAGGACCCAATAAAGCAAGGGTTCGAGCCTGACTCATATGATCTTATTATTGCTTCGAAC GGAGTTTTACCTGGTTGGTGGCTTGGTGAGAGCGATAGTAGACCCTTCAGGCCTTATATCTCCGTTGAGAGGTGGGACCGCGAGTTGAAAGCCACTGGATTCAGTGGCGTAGATATTGTTCGCCACGATCGCCCTGGCTTACTTCAAACCAATGCTATCATGATCTCCACAGCTCTCAAGGAAGAACCGTCTTTCCAACCCGATGATGTGACTCTCCTCCTCTCACAAGACCCGGGCCACTGGGAAAAGGACGTGCAGAGACAACTTACCCAGAGGGGTCATCTTACACAGTGGGCTAAAGTTAACGACCCGGTTCCACAGAATCCAATCATTATCTCGTTTCTGGATATGAACAGTTCTTTCCTTCACAGCATGTCTGAGCGAAGGTTCGTCGAGCTCAAAGGGTTTCTACAAGGCAGTTCAGCCATTACTTCATCCCAATGCATCTGGATTACGCCAGCCACTCAGCTCCAATGTGCTAATCCTTCTTATGGTCTGATCTGGGGACTCGCCCGCACTTTGCGGCAGGAGATGGAGCTGGATCTTTCAAtagttgaagttgatagTTTCGACGAGGTATCTTCAAATCTTGTCGTTGAAATCATACACAAAATTCGACGTCGAAGGAGAGTCAAACGCGAATTGTTGGACTATGAATTTTCCATTCACAATGGTATAGTCCATACACCGAGATGTACATGGGAATCGTTGCCTCGGTTTATCTCAAAGCCAATTGGGCAACACTCAGCCTTCAGATTAGATGTGTCTTCTAACAGAAAATTACAATGGATTGCGGCAGATACAGAACCTCTGGGAGAGGGTGAGGTCGAAGTTGAAATAGTATTCGTGGGATTGAACTTCAGG GACTTGATGGTAGCCCAGGGGGTTCTCGGAGCTAAAGAGGAGCTGGGCTTGGAAGCGAGCGGTGTTATACGCCGAGTAGGGTCGAACGTTAGCAACGTAAAAGTTGACGATAAAGTCCTGGTATTGGGTTTTGGGCTACTTCGAAGTTCAGCGGTTATCCCTGCTGAACTATGCCTAAGATTTCCCGATAGTCTTTCATTAGAAGAGGCATCAACTATGCTAACTGCGTATCTGACCGTTATTTATTCTCTTCTGCATCGCGCTGTGCTTGATCGAGGTAATGTAAGCAGTATTCGAGTCAATTTCTTCTCCCTGCATATTCTGACTGAGGAACAGTCTATCCTCATCCACTCTGCTTGTGGTGGGGTGGGAATAGCGGCAATACAACTGTGCCAGAGCATCGGAGCCCAG ATCTATGCAACAGTAGGCACGGAAGAAAAAGCTCAATACTTGTCGAAGACTTTCGGGATTCCAAGAAACAACATTTTTGATTCTAGGTCATCCTCGTTCCACGCAGACTTGATGCATGAGACGAACGGTAGAGGGGTTGATGTAGTCCTCAATTCGCTTGCCGGTAAACTGCTTCACGCATCCTGGGACTGTGTTGCTGAGTTTGGTCAGATGGTTGAGCTAGGGAAACGGGACTTTCTAACCCATGGGACTCTCTCCATGTCTCCTTTTTTAAAGAATCGCTCATTTATCGCGATCGACCTTGTGGAGTTAACCAAGAAAAGACCATCACTGACTGCAAGGTTTGTGACTGACAACTATCGCGCTCCTCGTCGCACTGAACTAATCCTACGAGACAGATTGATACGTCAGTTAGTTGAGCTCTATAAAGCAGGCAAAATCAGACCAATCCTCCCAGTGAAAAATTTCCACGCCCAGGAGGTTCAAGAGGCCTTTCGATACATGCAGGCTGGTCTTCACAAGGGGAAGGTCATTATTCGTATGCCCGAGTCGTCATCTGAACTTCATGTAACGTCAAACCAGTGTAGTATTACCTTCCGCTCTGATGTCTCTTACATTATAGTTGGAGGACTTGGCGATGTCGGCCGTGTTCTTGCTCAGTGGTTGGTAAAACAAGGCGCTCGAGAGCTCGTAATCCTGACGCGGTCCCCTGGGCGCGTAGAAAGAGAGAGCTCATTTATCAAGGAGCTCGAGGCCCAGGATTGCCAAATCATCACCGTCGCTGGAGATGTGGCGAATTTAGCGGACGTGAAGACAGCTGTGTCTAGTTGCACCAAGCCTCTTGCTGGTGTGATCAACCTGGCTCTCTCCCTATAT GATCGTACCTTCCTACAGATGTCCCATGCTGAATGGACGTTGGCACTCGCAGCCAAGGTATCGGGGACGTGGAATCTCCATCAGGCCGTACAAGGCCAGCCGCTagacttcttccttgttttgAGCTCCTTGACCGGCATCACCGGTAACGTTGGTCAGGCTAACTACGCTGCTGCTTGCACGTACCTAGATGCTTTTACTCAGTATCGTCGACAAATGGGCCTTCCCTCCTCAGTGGTTGACCTTGGCGCCGTTGCGGGTTCAGCAGCGATCCAAGACCAAAATATCTCTCGTCGAATGGACACAGTGGGATTCGCTCGATTAAGTAAACAACAAGTCATCGCCAGCATACAGCTCGGCATATTTGAGTCTCAGGCACAGAACACAGCCGGGCTCCATTATTCGAGTGAGCTGATGGCTGGCCTCCAGGCTTCTAGTGAGACGGAGATGTTGGAAGATATTGTATTTGGCCGGGATGCAAGGTTTTCAATGCATCGGACTCCAGCCGTTGGTGCACAGAACCGAAAGACTAACAACCAGCTCAAGCTACTCTTTGATAGGATTGATAAAGACCACCGCCTTCTTAGCGACCCGGAGATGGAAACCGCATTAGTCTTAGAGCTAGCAAAATTGATCAATCATCATACTTCCCAGGTATCCGAAATGGGCCTGGGGCAAGCAAAGGCCGTGACTGTTGATTCCTTAATGGCCATTGAGGTGAAGTCCTGGCTTAGTCGGCAACTTGGAGTACAGTTGACCGTGGAGGAGATATCGAAAGTGAACACGGTGGGAGCTTTGGCGCAACTCACTATGAAACGTGCGATGGCAAAGTACCAAGGTGGTGAAGATGGCGTTGATCCCACCAAAGAAAGCTGA
- a CDS encoding ADP-ribosylglycohydrolase family protein (hypothetical protein Ao3042_03492) produces the protein MPPSLTSRALGSIWGVCVGDALGGPVQFMDPGAFEPITGLEYVQPFQQPAGSYSDDGSMTLALAQSIIDSHGQYNHALSIQYFVDWFTTGRFSTIDRAWDVGASTRSALQSWRKRGTSDLQRVQDVINQKLDVEQSSGNGSLMRIAPIGLALWRDPGEARRVAREQSRVTHPVLGCLEACEVYTLLICGVLSGKNKEHLCTIINEYNFTHSTLAQRLSNYKTPSDWQVKSVPEIRSSGWVVDTLEVALWGFFKFDSWAAGALAVANLGGDSDTAAAVYGGLAGAFYGFESIPTEWVEGMQNKGFIAEVAGGLAEVVSLGGVLN, from the exons ATGCCACCATCCCTAACCTCCCGTGCCTTAGGCTCAATATGGGGAGTCTGCGTCGGCGACGCACTAGGCGGGCCAGTGCAATTCATGGACCCAGGCGCCTTCGAGCCCATCACCGGTCTAGAATACGTGCAACCCTTTCAACAGCCCGCAGG atccTACTCCGACGACGGTTCCATGACTCTAGCCCTAGCGCAATCCATCATTGACTCGCATGGCCAATACAACCATGCCTTGTCGATCCAGTATTTCGTAGACTGGTTCACCACCGGCCGGTTCAGCACGATCGACCGCGCCTGGGACGTCGGTGCCTCGACACGCTCTGCGCTCCAAAGCTGGAGGAAACGGGGCACGAGCGATCTTCAACGTGTCCAGGATGTAATCAATCAGAAGCTGGATGTGGAGCAAAGCTCAGGGAACGGGAGCTTAATGAGAATTGCCCCCATTGGACTAGCTTTGTGGCGCGATCCGGGGGAAGCGAGAAGAGTCGCTAGAGAGCAGAGTCGGGTTACGCATCCTGTGCTGGGTTGTCTGGAGGCTTGTGAGGTTTATACGCTTTTGATTTGTGGGGTTTTGAGTG GCAAAAACAAAGAGCACCTTTGCACCATAATCAACGAATACAACTTCACCCACAGTACCCTCGCCCAGCGACTCTCCAACTACAAGACCCCATCTGACTGGCAAGTCAAATCCGTCCCAGAAATCCGCAGCAGCGGCTGGGTCGTAGATACGCTCGAAGTAGCCCTGTGGGGATTTTTCAAGTTTGATAGCTGGGCCGCGGGCGCCCTGGCGGTGGCAAACCTAGGAGGCGACTCTGACACAGCAGCGGCGGTTTACGGGGGGTTAGCGGGCGCCTTTTATGGGTTTGAATCGATACCGACGGAATGGGTCGAGGGGATGCAGAATAAGGGGTTCATTGCGGAGGTTGCTGGGGGGTTGGCGGAGGTTGTTTCTCTCGGTGGTGTTTTGAATTGA